atttttttaatgcatgtttaatgtttttaatctgTTTATGGTTAATATTTAATTGTCAGTTGGTTACCTATGGGTGAACTGAGATTAGAATGTATTTATGTGTTAGACCCTTTTTATGAACTCTGTATTGTGTTAgttatgttaatttttatttttttatgcattttatttgtttgttaatTGTGTAAGTGTTATTATGGAGTTACTAGATGGTTAACTATAGGTGAACTGAGAGtattatgtttttttagaaaataattactGTCAGTATCCATGCTAATTAACCATTAGGTAACTATTAGTACACTATTAGTTAACTTATAACAGAAACTTTAATTCTACAAGTATTTCTAAAGTTTTTGAATCGTccttgttattttttatattgcagtttttttctgtcaaactgatgaaaaaaacgatgaaCGAAGACGGTTTGAGTTGAACGAAGAAAGCAGTCGTTGGAGTGAGACGAAGATAGGCGAACGATGAACGAAAGCAAACAATGAACGAAGGCGCGGTGGCTGGCAGCCATTgtcttttttattgtaattgggATTTTAAcaatgatgtaaaaataattaaggttaactatatgtttctaatggttaattaatagttaactaactttgtatgattttttatataaaacatgaatatattgataattactttttttttaattacggttaactaatatgtgactaatagttatttttatacgtatgattatttttaaaataattgaaatttgatgttcagttgtttttttgttatatttgaataattttaaaaataattagggggtaattatatgttttctaacggttaactattagttaaatATACTTGTGTTGGTTATCTAAAACATGAATACATAatgttaattatctttttttttatttgttaaagttAACTAATAAGTGACTACTGGTTAACTGACAGTTAGCTAATTTGGTGTACTGTTAATTTTATGACATATTATAGttagatttatctaaaaatgattttataatgttaataatttttttattaaatttaatttattaatggttAATTACATGTAAACTGAcagtatatcattttttttacaaataaatgaatttatattgtATATTCATATTTGATGATTGTTTATGATGAGTTAATGCATTTTTTGTTTACAAAACTGTTTGATGATTTCTTGATTGTCTTAtttgctgaattttttttattttttaatgagtTTCTGATTTGctaatttcaaatattgatACGTTTTTAAAAAGTCATTGCAATTCCATTATATATGGAAAGTTTGTTAAATGCAAGTAATTTCTCCTTATGAATCTTGAAGATTCTTGAAAATATATTCCCAATATGTTAGTTTACCCATTTATAGGAGATATTCAAAATCATAACATCTTATATCCTTATTTATTCTAACCGTATTTACTATatcaaatttgttatttttgcaatttgaaatttgataatTGTATTATTCAACTTTGATTTTTCCtttagtaaaatttataatattttcacaCAAGTAGGGTAGTTGTCAATTTTTTCCAGTGTTTTAAGGAGGTCATCTTCATGTTACAAGTTACTATgtcaaaaaaaaaggtttataGAGTTATTAAGTAACCgtactaataaatataaaaaaatatttttaatttagtccatcttttttattttacaaataagaagaaaacaaaCTTCTAAAATAGTATGAAAAGACACTGTttgaacaataattaatttaattaaatttaattaaactaattcaaTAGGTAATTTAATCGATAGTTTAGACTCTAAAATCTAGATTCatcattattatttatagattttttttataaatgttgtTCAAACTGATAATGATGAATCTAGATTATTAGAGTCTGCACTCTTTGGATTACCTATTAAACTAGATTAGTTAtgtttaatttagttaattattattcaaacaataatttttttgtattaattcagaagtttatttttttcttatttgaaaattaaaaaaataaactaaattgaaaattttttttctttttgcataTATTACATCTGTCTAAAAACTATAAGAGCTTAATTTGTCTTATTTCAATATTAGTAACTTATAACCTGAAAATGACCCACTGGAAACActtatttttaacatttaagcAAGGTCAAACGCCAATTTCTAACTTTTTAACAAGTTTAAACACTAAATCgcaataaatattatttcaaatattaatttgttatttttaaacaagttcacatactgaatttataataatccctattttatttacttaaaaATTGACAGTTAACTTTCTTTTTAACTAAAACTAAATAGTTGAAAGAGTTTATACTATGTCAATTAACTTTCACCATTTATTTTATAGATGGACCGAATCTgagtttaatcaattttagaaaattttaattcatGAAAAGAACTATCATATAGAAAAAACTAATTGAAGGGTAATTAAAGACATTACCAGCTTTAGattatcaattaatttataaggatattgttatttttgatatttaaacaattaaaaataagaattcaaatttaataagtGAAGACCGTGCAAGATTATTCACTATTACCCATGATAATATGTCCTGAGTAATTAACTTTCTAGGAAGCCTGAAGTTAGATCATATTCATATGcaagttaataaaaattaatccaaactggttaccaaataaatcaaaTAGATACCATTCAATTTAATTGGTACATAATCTATGCAAAATATAACTTAATAGACTATTTGTTGTTCATAACGACAATCAAACATAGTTCATTTTATGCTTACacttatttaaaacaaactaGTTTAgaaaaattttgttttagttgggtattaaaaaaaatctcttgCAAAACCCAataggaaaataataataaagtatatataataattcacattttattaGCTTGGTTAAATAAATTAGGGAGTATTTATTTCCTGACATTATGTCACAATTATAAGTTTtttcatgacttttaaaaaGTCAAGTGTTTATTCcaaaatatttgattaaattaattactagCCCCTTCCGCTTgttaaagagtttttttttgtcaaaataaaaaattatttttactcataaccttaattttctttcgtaaaaaattcaaaaaatcataaacaacgcaattttttttaataatttaataaacatcATGGGATAAAcagtaaactttttaaaatttgtgggtaaactaataattataatctaatGTCGGGAAATTACTAATTGCCCcaataaattataagaaaattaatatcTTGTGATCGCATAATGACCAAAAAGGACTAATTAACCAATGAGCAACGCTGCTTgtaatcaaaaacttaaaacCCTAGATTTTACTATATAAGCTTATTCCTATTTATTATCAAAATCTTCCTAATCAGCTCCTTCTTTTCGGCGCCATATTCTTCTTCTGTAAATTTTCTCTTTCGTTCTGTTAAATTATTCAGCTCCAATTAATCACTAGTTACAACAAAATTAAATCACAATTATTCTTGACCGTCTTCTTGttttttttctctaaattaTAGCTCAAACTGCTCAAGAATTATAATGTCATCATCAACAGAAAATTACAGCAACACCAATGGCGAATCGACCAGCAATCGACAAGGCTGCGCGGCATGCAAGCATCAACGGAGAAGATGCAGAAGCCATTGTTATCTGCAACCCTATTTTAACTTCGACAGAACAGAAGATTTTCAAGCGACTCAGAAAATTTTCGGAATAAGCAACATGAACAAGATTTTGAAAGAACTTCCAATTCAAGATAGGCCAAGAGCTGTTGAATCTTTAGTTTGGGAAGCTCATCAATGGAAGCAAGACAAAGTTTATGGACCATTAGGGAAATTTAACCAGCTTCAACTGGAGATTTCAACGTTGAGAGTTCAAAATCTTCAGTTAAATCAACAAAATCAGTTCTTAAAGAATGCTGTTTATACTAATAATTCGTCTGCAAATAATGAAATTTGTGTGAATTATGGTAATAGTAGCAGTGAGAATTCGGAATTGGAGTTTAATAACGGTAACGGCGTTAACGTTGATGTTTTAGGTCTGAATAATCAGTCTTCATGGGTGGGTTTACTTGAGCAAGATAATGTAAGTC
This region of Mercurialis annua linkage group LG1-X, ddMerAnnu1.2, whole genome shotgun sequence genomic DNA includes:
- the LOC126665894 gene encoding LOB domain-containing protein 4-like, producing MSSSTENYSNTNGESTSNRQGCAACKHQRRRCRSHCYLQPYFNFDRTEDFQATQKIFGISNMNKILKELPIQDRPRAVESLVWEAHQWKQDKVYGPLGKFNQLQLEISTLRVQNLQLNQQNQFLKNAVYTNNSSANNEICVNYGNSSSENSELEFNNGNGVNVDVLGLNNQSSWVGLLEQDNVSQLPICPLPREDKLLGLNNSYVDNSEQAFLEVEQRGNSQVYSNGQSSNIMHGHGNQLRGDFQWARPVSYADYHQFRVRNHKTGYINILDFQQPSNSGQQPLNGGRS